A stretch of the Hippoglossus hippoglossus isolate fHipHip1 chromosome 1, fHipHip1.pri, whole genome shotgun sequence genome encodes the following:
- the gucy1a1 gene encoding guanylate cyclase soluble subunit alpha-1 produces MFCAKLKELKISGECPFSSGARRNELGDFEERAGDAADLSPISKDVHGKIGEDVPRPKPSRGKVNLHTLGESIRKLACPEFHRLHAALHRMMRLNRDPESPTICCTGDQSCSEETEHLVEMINIYSSKTAIPLEALKVSLGVELFNMCYEEDGHILRVVGGALHDFLNSFSVLLKQSSTPPNPDRGDCVNEPSVLCLDKDPGLLTVYFFNPHPTTQLFFPGVIKAAARLLYHTTVDVLMDPPSANDSILQASPQPSLLYTVVVKDAKNLSPSPLRASSAGTLPTTLFSTIFPFHLILDQDLVLVQIGHGLRKRLSRKDGLRRSTTFQEHFSIVCPQIKCTFQGILTMLNTQFIIRIKHGSTDNTGKLMDLKGQMIFVSESNAILFLGSPCVDKLEELTGRGLYLSDIPIHNALRDVVLVGEQAKAQDGLKKRLGKAKAALEHAHQALEEEKKKTVDLLFSIFPGTVAQQLWQGQTVQAKKFDRVTMLFSDLVGFTAVCSRCTPMQVITMLNELYTRFDHHCGELDVYKVETIGDAYCVAGGLHKESEMHAVQIALMALKMMELSDEVRTPTGDPIQMRIGLHTGSVLAGVVGVMMPRYCLFGNNVTLANKFESGSQPRKINISPTTHRLLEHRPEFVFVPRSRQDLPADFPEDIPGVCYFLEASFKTDSEMKSSCCTAQKC; encoded by the exons ATGTTCTGCGCGaagctgaaggagctgaagatATCCGGAGAGTGTCCGTTCTCCAGCGGCGCCAGGAGGAACGAGCTGGGAGACTTTGAGGAGCGCGCAGGTGACGCCGCGGATCTATCGCCTATTTCTAAGGACGTGCACGGGAAAATTGGCGAGGACGTGCCGCGACCCAAGCCGAGCAGAGGCAAAGTTAACCTGCACACACTTGGGGAGAGCATCCGAAAACTGGCATGTCCTGAG TTTCACAGACTGCACGCTGCCCTCCATCGAATGATGAGACTCAACAGGGACCCTGAAAg TCCAACAATTTGCTGCACAGGCGATCAGAGTTGCAGCGAAGAAACAGAGCATTTAGTGGAGATGAtcaacatttactcaagtaaaacaG CAATCCCGCTGGAAGCGTTGAAAGTCTCTCTTGGCGTGGAGCTCTTCAACATGTGTTACGAGGAGGACGGACACATTTTGCGGGTGGTGGGGGGAGCTCTCCACGACTTCCTCAACAGCTTCAGCGTCTTGTTGAAACAGAGCAGCACGCCGCCCAACCCGGACAGAGGGGATTGTGTAAACGAACCTTCAGTGCTGTGCTTAGACAAGGATCCGGGTCTGCTCACTGTCTATTTCTTCAACCCCCACCCAACCACTCAGCTTTTTTTCCCTGGAGTCATCAAAGCTGCTGCCCGCTTGCTGTATCACACCACGGTGGATGTGTTGATGGACCCCCCCAGTGCTAATGACAGCATCTTGCAGGCCAGCCCGCAGCCCAGTCTTCTGTACACAGTTGTCGTTAAGGATGCTAAAAATCTGAGCCCCAGTCCGCTGAGGGCTTCCTCAGCTGGGACCCTTCCTACCACTCTGTTCTCCACCATTTTCCCCTTCCATCTGATCCTGGACCAGGACCTGGTTCTGGTTCAAATAGGACATGGCCTCAGGAAGAGACTGAGCAGGAAGGATGGACTGAGGCGGTCCACTACCTTCCAAGAACACTTCTCTATCGTCTGCCCGCAGATCAAATGTACCTTTCAGGGCATCCTGACCATGCTGAACACCCAGTTTATCATTCGGATCAAGCATGGAAGCACAGATAACACGGGGAAG CTCATGGATCTTAAAGGTCAGATGATCTTCGTGTCAGAGTCCAATGCCATCTTGTTCCTGGGCTCCCCGTGTGTGGACAAGCTGGAGGAGCTGACCGGCCGCGGCCTCTACCTGTCAGACATCCCCATCCATAACGCGCTGCGTGACGTAGTCCTGGTCGGTGAACAGGCCAAAGCCCAGGACGGTTTGAAAAAGCGTCTGGGGAAGGCGAAGGCAGCCTTGGAGCATGCTCACCAAgccctggaggaggagaagaagaagacagtggacctcctcttctccatttTTCCCGGCACGGTGGCGCAGCAGCTGTGGCAGGGGCAAACGGTCCAGGCCAAGAAGTTCGACAGGGTTACAATGCTCTTCTCTGACCTTGTGGGCTTCACAGCCGTCTGCTCGCGCTGTACCCCGATGCAAGTGATCACCATGCTCAATGAGTTGTACACCAGGTTTGACCACCATTGTGGGGAGCTTGATGTTTATAAG GTGGAAACCATTGGTGATGCATATTGTGTCGCCGGGGGCTTACACAAGGAGAGTGAGATGCACGCCGTCCAAATTGCACTCATGGCCTTAAAGATGATGGAGCTTTCAGATGAAGTCAGGACGCCAACTGGAGACCCAATACAG ATGCGTATTGGCCTTCACACTGGTTCAGTTCTGGCTGGTGTAGTCGGGGTGATGATGCCGCGCTACTGCCTTTTTGGGAACAACGTTACTTTGGCCAACAAGTTTGAATCGGGCAGCCAACCCAGAAAAATCAATATCAGCCCTACAACCCACAG ATTGCTGGAGCATCGGCCAGAGTTCGTCTTTGTTCCCAGGAGCAGGCAGGACCTTCCGGCCGACTTCCCAGAAGACATCCCTGGTGTTTGTTACTTTTTGGAGGCGTCCTTCAAAACGGACTCAGAAATGAAGTCAAGCTGCTGCACGGCCCAGAAATGTTAG
- the cfap97 gene encoding cilia- and flagella-associated protein 97 isoform X2 yields MLTSSEVEDEVDHSFFDSDNDDGSVSREGGETRENPPVQEKLQAKQTEKANNGLSQRTYGTKKHLQKINNNRSSGGSKENSHLSKEENNRRVSNVSSVASVSDKGISDSSDSEEDYNVLSKRPNKTFMSLLDEVKDRDLYNQSPDETEEEASGSNAKPLKWRNTQSSKKLTRKLPSQSPSPSSAEEADSESGSSCSCRRSSTPHKPMKSSLSPRERQSTEGGAGSRDMTTSCAEESDDTVTDVSPLSSPDISPLQSLDLNHTEPEEQSSKEQQQESVPSSGLSDTCQYEDSDQDVDDCSLSSDSQLGGGLVVCYPGQKNRKNFSFNNIDVRRIDQENQRLLRALSRLSAEPRPQSAAKKKTNKGSNSPAVRLNYSAVNRQRDQKRIERENLVFLKRLESAKPSSGMKRSEQLADYQRLESYLGGPVYPMWPSSKKDRSSCRTNSVGPRSASSTNHSSRAVSTTTDSGSTPAPTSNKRCSNQSRFQT; encoded by the exons ATGCTCACCTCCAGTGAAGTTGAAGATGAGGTGGATCATTCATTTTTCGACAGTGATAATGACGACGGTAGCGTCAGCAGAGAAGGAGGGGAAACGAGGGAGAATCCACCAGTGCAAGAGAAGCTTCAAgcaaaacagactgaaaaagcAAATAATGGTTTGTCCCAGAGGACTTATGGGACAAAAAAACACCTGCAGAAAATTAACAACAACAGAAGCAGTGGGGGAAGTAAAGAGAACAGCCATCTGTCAAAGGAAGAAAATAACCGAAGGGTTTCTAACGTATCATCTGTAGCCTCTGTGTCAGATAAAGGCATCAGTGACAGCAGTGATAGTGAGGAAGATTACAATGTGCTCTCTAAAAGACCCAATAAGacattcatgtctttgttgGATGAGGTAAAGGATAGGGACCTGTACAACCAGAGTCCAGATGAGACTGAAGAAGAAGCATCGGGATCCAATGCCAAACCCTTGAAATGGAGAAATACACAATCTTCTAAAAAACTGACAAGAAAATTGCCTAGCCAAAGTCCATCCCCCTCTTCAGCCGAGGAAGCAGACTCAGAGAGCGGCTCTAGCTGTAGTTGTAGAAGGTCCTCCACCCCTCACAAACCCATGAAGTCGTCTTTATCCCCTCGAGAGAGACAGTCCACAGAGGGCGGGGCAGGATCTCGGGACATGACCACCAGCTGTGCAGAGGAGTCGGATGATACAGTGACAGATGTGagccccctctcctctcctgacaTCAGCCCTCTGCAGTCGTTGGACCTGAACCACACAGAGCCAGAGGAGCAAAGCTcgaaagagcagcagcaggagagtgtGCCCTCCAGTGGCCTCAGCGATACATGTCAGTACGAGGACTCAGATCAGGATGTGGATGACT GCTCCCTCAGTTCAGATAGTCAACTTGGAGGTGGACTGGTCGTCTGCTATCCtggacagaaaaacaggaagaactTCTCATTCAACAACATCGATGTCCGGCGCATAGATCAGGAGAACCAGCGACTGCTTCGGGCGCTGTCACGCCTTTCTGCAGAGCCCAGACCACAGAGTGCGGCGAAGAAGAAAACCAATAAAGGCAGCAACTCGCCTGCCGTTCGCCTTAATTACAGCGCAGTTAACAGGCAGCGGGATCAGAAACGGATCGAGAGAGAGAATCTG GTTTTTCTGAAGCGATTGGAGTCTGCCAAGCCTTCATCTGGTATGAAGCGCTCAGAGCAACTGGCAGATTACCAGCGACTAGAATCATATTTGGGAGGTCCTGTATACCCAATGTGGCCCTCTTCAAAGAAAGACAGGTCCTCCTGCAGAACAAACTCAG TGGGTCCCAGGTCTGCTAGTTCCACCAACCACAGCTCCAGAGCAGTTTCCACCACCACAGACTCCGGCAGCACGCCTGCACCCACGTCAAACAAACGGTGCAGCAaccaaagccgttttcagacatga
- the ufsp2 gene encoding ufm1-specific protease 2, with amino-acid sequence MVVPSLTGTILRLRGQLELRCHLDTTDVFRMHKAISETFETLRSQVKSESCVLAVCDSPVVIWPNKAIHVTPEVITPDTLFEDVHQWIQSDEQESFGKKSGKKKGRRSSAASVINLQLMMEVTNPGPLSAPILTRTAQKSHFLSATLPMDCAVCISCDDTIRDACERLVEALTHQLCEMEKVTLRHMKGTTLLVPEPLHFLLPKPIGLVTVVYPAGVADGQLETQRKELHQQFELPDDRPYFRRANAYHFPSEAYRDGYLRNPHLVLTHPTVDDGKVYLVEGIYSYHHYMQDRIDDNGWGCAYRSLQTICSWFQQQGFEERPVPTHKEIQQALVDVGDKQSSFVGSRQWIGSIEVQLVLNQLLGVTSKIMFVSQGSELGSKGRELANHFLTEGTPIMIGGGVLAHTILGVTWSETTGQIRYLILDPHYTGAEDLQVITDKGWCGWKGPDFWDKTAYYNLCLPQRPKII; translated from the exons ATG GTTGTTCCCTCCCTCACTGGAACCATCCTCCGGCTCAGAGGGCAGCTGGAGCTCAGATGTCACCTGGACACCACAGACG TGTTTCGGATGCACAAGGCCATCTCAGAAACATTCGAGACCCTTCGCTCTCAGGTGAAATCTGAATCCTGCGTCCTCGCGGTCTGTGACAGCCCCGTTGTTATCTGGCCAAACAAAGCCATACATGTAACACCTGAAGTCATAACCCCAGACACGCTGTTTGAAGACGTACATCAGTGGATACA GTCAGATGAGCAGGAGAGCTTTGGCAAGAAATCTGGAAAAAAGAAAGGCAGGAGAAGTTCAGCAGCG AGTGTCATAAACCTTCAGCTGATGATGGAGGTGACAAACCCAGGTCCCCTCTCAGCTCCCATCCTCACCAGAACAGCCCAGAAGTCCCACTTCCTGTCGGCGACTCTTCCCATGGACTGTGCTGTCTGTATAAGCTGCGACGACACGATCAGAGa TGCCTGCGAGCGCCTTGTGGAAGCGCTCACTCACCAGCTatgtgagatggagaaagtgacCCTGCGGCACATGAAAGGGACGACGCTGTTGGTCCCTGAGCCGCTGCACTTTCTTCTTCCAAAGCCTATTGGACTAGTGACCGTGGTTTACCCAGCAGGAGTGGCTGATGGCCAACTAGAGACGCAGCGTAAG GAGCTGCATCAACAGTTTGAGCTCCCCGATGACAGGCCTTATTTTAGAAGAGCCAATGCGTACCACTTTCCCAGCGAGGCCTACAGAGACGGTTACCTGCGCAACCCTCACCTGGTCCTCACACACCCTACCGTGGATGATGGGAAG GTGTACTTGGTCGAGGGGATCTACAGCTATCACCACTACATGCAGGACCGTATAGATGACAATGGCTGGGGCTGCGCTTATCGCTCCCTGCAGACCATCTGCTCCTGGTTCCAGCAGCAAGGCTTTGAAGAGCGGCCTGTGCCCACTCACAAAGAGATCCAACAG GCTTTAGTGGACGTTGGAGACAAGCAGTCGTCCTTTGTGGGATCACGTCAGTGGATCGGATCCATAGAGGTTCAGTTGGTTCTGAACCAGCTGCTCGGAGTCACTTCCAAGATCATGTTTGTGAG TCAGGGGTCTGAGTTGGGATCTAAAGGCAGAGAACTGGCCAACCACTTCCTTACAGAAGGAACTCCTATCATGATCG GTGGGGGAGTGTTAGCTCACACTATTCTGGGTGTGACATGGAGCGAGACCACCGGGCAGATCCGCTATCTCATCTTAGATCCACATTACACAGGAGCAGAAGACCTGCAGGTTATCACAGACAAG GGCTGGTGTGGATGGAAAGGACCAGACTTTTGGGATAAAACAGCCTATTATAATCTGTGTCTGCCTCAAAGGCCAAAGATCATCTGA
- the cfap97 gene encoding cilia- and flagella-associated protein 97 isoform X1, whose protein sequence is MGSVGWSRRVMLTSSEVEDEVDHSFFDSDNDDGSVSREGGETRENPPVQEKLQAKQTEKANNGLSQRTYGTKKHLQKINNNRSSGGSKENSHLSKEENNRRVSNVSSVASVSDKGISDSSDSEEDYNVLSKRPNKTFMSLLDEVKDRDLYNQSPDETEEEASGSNAKPLKWRNTQSSKKLTRKLPSQSPSPSSAEEADSESGSSCSCRRSSTPHKPMKSSLSPRERQSTEGGAGSRDMTTSCAEESDDTVTDVSPLSSPDISPLQSLDLNHTEPEEQSSKEQQQESVPSSGLSDTCQYEDSDQDVDDCSLSSDSQLGGGLVVCYPGQKNRKNFSFNNIDVRRIDQENQRLLRALSRLSAEPRPQSAAKKKTNKGSNSPAVRLNYSAVNRQRDQKRIERENLVFLKRLESAKPSSGMKRSEQLADYQRLESYLGGPVYPMWPSSKKDRSSCRTNSVGPRSASSTNHSSRAVSTTTDSGSTPAPTSNKRCSNQSRFQT, encoded by the exons ATGG GTTCAGTGGGTTGGAGCAGACGAGTCATGCTCACCTCCAGTGAAGTTGAAGATGAGGTGGATCATTCATTTTTCGACAGTGATAATGACGACGGTAGCGTCAGCAGAGAAGGAGGGGAAACGAGGGAGAATCCACCAGTGCAAGAGAAGCTTCAAgcaaaacagactgaaaaagcAAATAATGGTTTGTCCCAGAGGACTTATGGGACAAAAAAACACCTGCAGAAAATTAACAACAACAGAAGCAGTGGGGGAAGTAAAGAGAACAGCCATCTGTCAAAGGAAGAAAATAACCGAAGGGTTTCTAACGTATCATCTGTAGCCTCTGTGTCAGATAAAGGCATCAGTGACAGCAGTGATAGTGAGGAAGATTACAATGTGCTCTCTAAAAGACCCAATAAGacattcatgtctttgttgGATGAGGTAAAGGATAGGGACCTGTACAACCAGAGTCCAGATGAGACTGAAGAAGAAGCATCGGGATCCAATGCCAAACCCTTGAAATGGAGAAATACACAATCTTCTAAAAAACTGACAAGAAAATTGCCTAGCCAAAGTCCATCCCCCTCTTCAGCCGAGGAAGCAGACTCAGAGAGCGGCTCTAGCTGTAGTTGTAGAAGGTCCTCCACCCCTCACAAACCCATGAAGTCGTCTTTATCCCCTCGAGAGAGACAGTCCACAGAGGGCGGGGCAGGATCTCGGGACATGACCACCAGCTGTGCAGAGGAGTCGGATGATACAGTGACAGATGTGagccccctctcctctcctgacaTCAGCCCTCTGCAGTCGTTGGACCTGAACCACACAGAGCCAGAGGAGCAAAGCTcgaaagagcagcagcaggagagtgtGCCCTCCAGTGGCCTCAGCGATACATGTCAGTACGAGGACTCAGATCAGGATGTGGATGACT GCTCCCTCAGTTCAGATAGTCAACTTGGAGGTGGACTGGTCGTCTGCTATCCtggacagaaaaacaggaagaactTCTCATTCAACAACATCGATGTCCGGCGCATAGATCAGGAGAACCAGCGACTGCTTCGGGCGCTGTCACGCCTTTCTGCAGAGCCCAGACCACAGAGTGCGGCGAAGAAGAAAACCAATAAAGGCAGCAACTCGCCTGCCGTTCGCCTTAATTACAGCGCAGTTAACAGGCAGCGGGATCAGAAACGGATCGAGAGAGAGAATCTG GTTTTTCTGAAGCGATTGGAGTCTGCCAAGCCTTCATCTGGTATGAAGCGCTCAGAGCAACTGGCAGATTACCAGCGACTAGAATCATATTTGGGAGGTCCTGTATACCCAATGTGGCCCTCTTCAAAGAAAGACAGGTCCTCCTGCAGAACAAACTCAG TGGGTCCCAGGTCTGCTAGTTCCACCAACCACAGCTCCAGAGCAGTTTCCACCACCACAGACTCCGGCAGCACGCCTGCACCCACGTCAAACAAACGGTGCAGCAaccaaagccgttttcagacatga